A stretch of DNA from Serinibacter arcticus:
CCTCCTCGACGACGCCCTCGGCGTCGGCGGTGGTGGTGTCTGCGATCGTGGTCACGGTGGGCTCCTGACATCGGTGGACTGATGTCTTCCACGCTAGGAGCGCCGGTGCCCGCGTTCCTGAGGCCGAGGTCCCGGGGACTTCCGTCCCGGGGACCTCCGCCCCAGGGAGATCAGGAGAGGTGGAACCGGTCGATGCGGGTGCCGGCGGCGAGGTCGTGCAGGCCACGACCGTCGGGTCCCGGGATCACGGCGGGCAGCGCGAGGCACACCAGCAGGGTTCGGACGAGCGTCTGCAGCGGACGGGGCGGGCTCCCGCCGTCGAGGATCCGGTAGACGCGCAGGCCGAGCAGGCGGTGACCGATGGTGAAGCCGACCGTGCCGACGAGCAGGAGCGTCATCGCGGCGAAGATGCCGAGCGTGACGAGCGGTTCGTAGTCGAAGAAGCCGGCGCTGATCGCGACGGCGATGCCCCAGTCGATCGCCAGCGCCAGGAGGCGGCGTCCCCAGTGCTGCGGACGCGTCTCAGTCACTGGGTGGTCAGGTGCGGAGGTCACCGAATGATCGTACGGTCAGGGTGGACGAGGGCTCTGCCGTCCGTGATCCACCCGGCCACCCCCGAGGTCGGGGCTGCGCCGTGCGTAACCTGCTCGACACACAAGGGTCACGGGGGTGTCATCGGCCTGCCCTAGCGTTCACACGACCCCGGGAACTACCCACGAAGGAGCCCCATGTTCAGTTCTGCCGAGGAGGCCATCGCCTTCACGCGCGAGCAGGATGTCAAGTTCATCGATGTCCGGTTCATCGATCTGCCTGGCGTGCAGCAGCACTTCAACATCCCCGCCGAGGCGTTCAACGACGACGCGTTCACCGAGGGCCTGATGTTCGACGGTTCGTCGATCCGCGGCTTCCAGGCGATCCACGAGTCCGACATGAAGCTCATCCCGGACGTGACGAGCGCCTTCATCGACCCGTTCCGCAAGCAGAAGACGCTGGTCGTCTACTTCTCGGTGGTCAACCCCTTCACGGACGAGCCCTACTCCCGTGACCCCCGCCAGATCGCCTCGAAGGCGGAGGCGTACCTGAAGTCGACCGGCATCGCCGACACCGTCTACTTCGGCGCCGAGGCCGAGTTCTACCTCTTCGACAGCATCCGCTACGAGTCCTCCCCGCAGGCGAGCTACTACCACCTCGACTCCGTCGAGGCCGCGTGGAACACGGGCCGCGAGGAGGAGGGTGGCAACCTCGGGTACAAGACCCGCTTCAAGGGCGGCTACTTCCCCCTCTCCCCGAGCGACAAGTTCGCCGACCTCCGTGACGACATGGTCACGACGCTGGGTCAGGTCGGGCTCGAGGTCGAGCGCGCGCACCACGAGGTCGGCACCGCCGGCCAGCAGGAGATCAACTACCGGTTCGCGTCGCTGCGCACCGCGGCCGACGACCTGATGAAGTTCAAGTACGTCATCAAGAACGTCGCCTACGAGGCCGGCAAGACGGCCACGTTCATGCCGAAGCCCCTGTTCCAGGACAACGGCTCGGGCATGCACTCGCACCAGAGCCTCTGGAAGGACGGCAAGCCGCTGTTCTTCGACGAGGCCGGCTACGGCGGCCTGTCCGACCTGGCCCGCTGGTACATCGGTGGCCTGCTGCACCACGCGCCGTCGCTGCTGGCGTTCACCAACCCGTCGGTGAACTCCTTCCGCCGTCTGGTCCCGGGCTACGAGGCGCCGGTCAACCTGGTCTACTCGGCCCGCAACCGCTCGGCCTGCATCCGCATCCCGATCACGGGCAACTCCCCCAAGGCCAAGCGCGTGGAGTTCCGCGTGCCCGACCCGTCGGCGAACCCGTACCTCGCGTTCTCCGCGATGCTGATGGCCGGCATCGACGGCATCAAGAACCGGATCGAGCCGCCGGACCCGGTCGACAAGGACCTGTACGAGCTGCCCCCCGAGGAGCACGCCTCGATCCAGCAGGTCCCGGGCTCCCTGCCCGCCGTCCTCGACGCGCTCGAGGCCGACCACGACTACCTCACCGAGGGCGACGTCTTCACGCCGGACCTCATCGAGACGTGGATCGACTACAAGCGCACCCGCGAGGTCGACCCGGTGCAGCTGCGCCCGACGCCGCACGAGTTCGAGCTGTACTACGACGTCTGATCGTCGCGGGGGCATGAGCCTCTGACTGCAGTGACGGCAACCCCGTCGCCCTCCGGGCGGCGGGGTTGCCGTCGTTCTGCCACACGTTCCGGGTCGTGTCTGCGCGATCGGTGCCCCCTCGGACGGTCCCGGTCATGAATCCGCGGACCACCCCGTTGCCAGCGGTCGACCTGACGGACTCGATCTGAACCCTCGAGCACCTTGCCCAGGCACTGCGCCTGGGAGAGCGAGCCACCCGCAGCCTCGTCGCTGGCGTCGGCTTCCCCGCCCCGTTCCGCCTCACCTCCTTACGCACCGCCCGGCTGTACTGGATGAGGCAGGATCTGCTGGACTACTTCGCCTCACTGCGGGGACGGATGCCGGTCCCCGAGGCGCCGCTGGAGCAGCAATCTCCGGCCCTGCCGACCAGCCGGTTCGGCCCGACGGAAGAGTCGGCCGCCCTGGCCGAGCTCGCCACCTTGCCGGTAACCGGATGGGGCGAGCGATGACCACGCCCCGGGCCCACGGACGACTCATCGGCGAGCACGTCACCATGCCAGCTGATCTGCGGGGTCCGCGATACGCCGACGCCCTCTGCCGACGAACTCGACACTTTCCCCAGTGCCGTTACTCCTTGACGGAGCCGGCGGCGAGGCCGGACTGCCAGAAGCGTTGGAGGAAGAGGAAGGCGATGATCAGGGGGATGATCGTCAGGAGGGAGCCGGTGATGACGAGGTCGAAGATGGCTTGGCCGCCGACGGTGGAGGCCTGGGCGTTCCACGCGTTCAGACCGATCGTCAACGGGTACCAGGCGGGGTCCTTCAGCATGATCAGCGGGAGGAAGTAGTTGTTCCACGTCGCCACGGTCGTGAACAGCAGGACCGTGACCGTCCCCGGCGCCAGGAGCGGCAGAGCGACCTGCCAGAACGTGCGGAACTCACTCGACCCGTCCATGCGGGCGGCTTCCATCAGCTCGGTGGGGACGGCCTGGGTGGTGAAGGTCCACATCAGGTAGAGCCCGAACGGGGAGATCAGCGAGGGGATGATGACCGACCAGGGCGTGTTGGTCAGGCCCATCTGGGAGAACATCAAGAACGTCGGGACCGCCAGCGCCGTCCCGGGCACCGCCACGGCGCCGATCACGATCGCGAAGATCGCTTTCTTGCCGGGGAAGGTGAACTTCGCCAGACCGTAGCCGCCCAGGATCGCCA
This window harbors:
- a CDS encoding RDD family protein; translated protein: MTSAPDHPVTETRPQHWGRRLLALAIDWGIAVAISAGFFDYEPLVTLGIFAAMTLLLVGTVGFTIGHRLLGLRVYRILDGGSPPRPLQTLVRTLLVCLALPAVIPGPDGRGLHDLAAGTRIDRFHLS
- a CDS encoding carbohydrate ABC transporter permease translates to MTTTTPTTTVGVSTTKSRSAGPRLRSRKAHSNDKPRRNVLLTVLTAIVLLYALLPLAWLLISATKTQPDLLSTFGFSFGDSFALLDNIANTLAYNDGIFLRWLANTLMYVVLGAGGATLLAILGGYGLAKFTFPGKKAIFAIVIGAVAVPGTALAVPTFLMFSQMGLTNTPWSVIIPSLISPFGLYLMWTFTTQAVPTELMEAARMDGSSEFRTFWQVALPLLAPGTVTVLLFTTVATWNNYFLPLIMLKDPAWYPLTIGLNAWNAQASTVGGQAIFDLVITGSLLTIIPLIIAFLFLQRFWQSGLAAGSVKE
- the glnA gene encoding type I glutamate--ammonia ligase — its product is MFSSAEEAIAFTREQDVKFIDVRFIDLPGVQQHFNIPAEAFNDDAFTEGLMFDGSSIRGFQAIHESDMKLIPDVTSAFIDPFRKQKTLVVYFSVVNPFTDEPYSRDPRQIASKAEAYLKSTGIADTVYFGAEAEFYLFDSIRYESSPQASYYHLDSVEAAWNTGREEEGGNLGYKTRFKGGYFPLSPSDKFADLRDDMVTTLGQVGLEVERAHHEVGTAGQQEINYRFASLRTAADDLMKFKYVIKNVAYEAGKTATFMPKPLFQDNGSGMHSHQSLWKDGKPLFFDEAGYGGLSDLARWYIGGLLHHAPSLLAFTNPSVNSFRRLVPGYEAPVNLVYSARNRSACIRIPITGNSPKAKRVEFRVPDPSANPYLAFSAMLMAGIDGIKNRIEPPDPVDKDLYELPPEEHASIQQVPGSLPAVLDALEADHDYLTEGDVFTPDLIETWIDYKRTREVDPVQLRPTPHEFELYYDV